In one window of Nicotiana tabacum cultivar K326 chromosome 12, ASM71507v2, whole genome shotgun sequence DNA:
- the LOC107819234 gene encoding uncharacterized protein LOC107819234 isoform X1, giving the protein MAKSKRNPSIKRSKQSSKSRSSSHGQKEEKPHSWAVVRSLFTCKHLQARPEQQIILKEEKIPKCEGERRDDDNNNDKKCKKMKCSGSICSNTKVMHRPEPSPSPPKGRSCKNDGSTKVNLNNSFSSASSSLHSASSPATSSLRGMPFRKLSGCYECRMVVDPIARDPSLRSTICSECGEIFMKLENLELHQAVRHAVTELGPEDTSRNIVEIIFQSSWLNKKTPVCKIDRILKIRNTPTTISRFEEYRDGIKSKATNLPKKHPRCIADGNELLRFLCTTFICSLGLNGSSNLCTLPNCNVCTIIKNGFKLATTDGTKKGILTTATSGKAHDSTRVVSHDDNDKRAMLVCRVIAGRVKKTLDGNLEEFDSIAGAAGVYSNLDELYVFNPKAILPCFVVIYKGF; this is encoded by the exons ATGGCCAAAAGCAAAAGAAACCCCAGTATTAAACGCTCCAAACAAAGCTCCAAATCAAGAAGCAGTAGCCATGGTCAGAAAGAAGAGAAACCACATTCATGGGCAGTTGTAAGGAGCCTATTTACTTGTAAACACCTACAAGCAAGGCCAGAACAGCAAATAATATTGAAAGAAGAGAAGATTCCTAAATGCGAAGGTGAACGCAGggacgacgacaacaacaacgACAAAAAGTGCAAGAAAATGAAATGTTCAGGGTCCATTTGCAGCAACACAAAAGTCATGCACAGGCCTGAGCCATCACCATCTCCTCCCAAAGGACGTTCTTGTAAAAATGATGGATCCACAAAAGTTAATCTGAATAATAGTTTttcctctgcttcttcttcgCTACACTCTGCATCTTCTCCAGCTACTTCCTCTCTAAGAGGAATGCCATTCAGAAAACTTTCTGGTTGCTATGAATGTAGAATGGTGGTTGATCCCATCGCTAGAGACCCTTCATTGAGATCAACTATTTGTTCTGAATGTGGAGAAATCTTTATGAAACTTGAGAATTTGGAACTTCATCAAGCTGTTAGACATGCTG TAACTGAGTTGGGTCCAGAGGACACAAGTAGAAACATAGTGGAAATCATATTTCAGTCAAGCTGGCTGAACAAAAAGACCCCAGTATGCAAGATTGACAGAATCTTGAAAATCCGAAATACTCCTACAACAATATCAAGATTTGAGGAGTATAGAGATGGTATCAAGTCTAAGGCCACTAACCTTCCCAAAAAACACCCACGTTGTATTGCAGATGGGAATGAACTCTTAAGGTTCCTTTGCACAACATTCATTTGTTCCCTTGGCCTAAATGGCTCCTCAAATTTGTGCACTCTCCCAAATTGTAACGTTTGTACTATCATCAAAAATGGCTTCAAGTTGGCTACTACTGATGGTACAAAGAAAG GTATATTGACAACTGCAACGAGTGGGAAGGCGCACGATAGCACGAGAGTTGTGTCACATGATGATAATGACAAGAGGGCAATGTTAGTTTGCAGGGTGATTGCAGGAAGGGTGAAGAAAACTTTGGATGGGAATTTGGAGGAGTTTGATTCCATTGCTGGAGCTGCTGGAGTTTATTCCAATTTGGATGAGTTGTATGTTTTTAATCCTAAGGCTATATTGCCATGCTTTGTTGTCATTTACAAGGGTTTCTAG
- the LOC107819234 gene encoding uncharacterized protein LOC107819234 isoform X2, giving the protein MAKSKRNPSIKRSKQSSKSRSSSHGQKEEKPHSWAVVRSLFTCKHLQARPEQQIILKEEKIPKCEGERRDDDNNNDKKCKKMKCSGSICSNTKVMHRPEPSPSPPKGRSCKNDGSTKVNLNNSFSSASSSLHSASSPATSSLRGMPFRKLSGCYECRMVVDPIARDPSLRSTICSECGEIFMKLENLELHQAVRHADGNELLRFLCTTFICSLGLNGSSNLCTLPNCNVCTIIKNGFKLATTDGTKKGILTTATSGKAHDSTRVVSHDDNDKRAMLVCRVIAGRVKKTLDGNLEEFDSIAGAAGVYSNLDELYVFNPKAILPCFVVIYKGF; this is encoded by the exons ATGGCCAAAAGCAAAAGAAACCCCAGTATTAAACGCTCCAAACAAAGCTCCAAATCAAGAAGCAGTAGCCATGGTCAGAAAGAAGAGAAACCACATTCATGGGCAGTTGTAAGGAGCCTATTTACTTGTAAACACCTACAAGCAAGGCCAGAACAGCAAATAATATTGAAAGAAGAGAAGATTCCTAAATGCGAAGGTGAACGCAGggacgacgacaacaacaacgACAAAAAGTGCAAGAAAATGAAATGTTCAGGGTCCATTTGCAGCAACACAAAAGTCATGCACAGGCCTGAGCCATCACCATCTCCTCCCAAAGGACGTTCTTGTAAAAATGATGGATCCACAAAAGTTAATCTGAATAATAGTTTttcctctgcttcttcttcgCTACACTCTGCATCTTCTCCAGCTACTTCCTCTCTAAGAGGAATGCCATTCAGAAAACTTTCTGGTTGCTATGAATGTAGAATGGTGGTTGATCCCATCGCTAGAGACCCTTCATTGAGATCAACTATTTGTTCTGAATGTGGAGAAATCTTTATGAAACTTGAGAATTTGGAACTTCATCAAGCTGTTAGACATGCTG ATGGGAATGAACTCTTAAGGTTCCTTTGCACAACATTCATTTGTTCCCTTGGCCTAAATGGCTCCTCAAATTTGTGCACTCTCCCAAATTGTAACGTTTGTACTATCATCAAAAATGGCTTCAAGTTGGCTACTACTGATGGTACAAAGAAAG GTATATTGACAACTGCAACGAGTGGGAAGGCGCACGATAGCACGAGAGTTGTGTCACATGATGATAATGACAAGAGGGCAATGTTAGTTTGCAGGGTGATTGCAGGAAGGGTGAAGAAAACTTTGGATGGGAATTTGGAGGAGTTTGATTCCATTGCTGGAGCTGCTGGAGTTTATTCCAATTTGGATGAGTTGTATGTTTTTAATCCTAAGGCTATATTGCCATGCTTTGTTGTCATTTACAAGGGTTTCTAG
- the LOC107819235 gene encoding serine/threonine-protein kinase MPS1 has product MESETANLLERQPAVTGSKTISIHPSESANVSRSLTTATPSSSSSSQSDLIRHIQAIKRPRPLGTMQSNVLMPRRSVAPQRGASKGSTLNTDCALDTKKTQDEISLSHRLMECISQPKNIGSVTVEDQEDASMPPSEYGSTVDAHEENYNSFNSLRDQPRSFAGRRSNITAASSVTECEHVLLAEGQKRVHFAADSTSKLQEMDWDVGNQMEAVTAASQVLRDQNIQSTDVDGNGNSSLLANRTLGVADQIHQFRNFLRNDLSHPMTQASVVGSSCTTTTLINSTSAPMLNSTTYCSQPHLTSNSMESLGEPKLKSEHRMQPSCPFPKHENKFSVDQTDVAVPSSTIGTDSEFKRHNLAEGQKSSMPITGDMPKDTSPLEDNSAKECVTDIQLEAPLSKVSSSNVKLEPSKSKKEEKSIGSKAPSSSRKKSYDPDTFFKVNGKHYQRLGKIGSGGSSEVHKVIASDCSIYALKKIKLKGRDYATSYGFCQEIEYLKRLKGKNNIIQLIDYEVTDKRLLDEVMNGSMSNNESRVKEDGYIYMVLEYGEIDLAHMLSQKWKELDDSDSIIDENWLRFYWQQILLAVNTIHEERIVHSDLKPANFLLVRGSLKLIDFGIAKAIMSDTTNIQRDSQVGTLSYMSPEAFMCNETDANGNTIKCGRPSDIWSLGCILYQMVYGRTPFAEYKTFWAKFKVITDPNHEITYEPLSNPWLLDLMKKCLAWDRNERWRIPQLLQHPFLVPPVPPQLPAPPEQSFTLLQLIAKSCENDGKASMLCMQLQNLLVHPSQISYEALPVCQYQKLLCDVSALCLQLQKQLGNTERGTNM; this is encoded by the exons GTACAATGCAGTCAAATGTTCTTATGCCAAGGAGATCGGTAGCTCCTCAGCGGGGAGCTTCAAAAGGCTCTACTTTGAATACAGATTGTGCACTTGATACAAAGAAGACCCAAGATGAGATTTCTCTGAGTCACAGACTAATGGAATGTATTTCACAACCAAAGAACATTGGCTCTGTTACTGTAGAAGATCAAGAGGATGCGTCTATGCCACCTTCGGAATATGGTTCCACTGTGGATGCACATGAAGAGAATTATAATTCTTTCAACAGTTTGAGAGATCAACCAAGATCCTTTGCTGGTCGTAGAAGCAACATCACAGCTGCTTCGTCGGTTACAGAGTGTGAACATGTTTTATTGGCTGAAGGGCAGAAGAGGGTCCATTTTGCTGCTGATAGCACTTCCAAGTTGCAGG AAATGGATTGGGATGTAGGCAATCAGATGGAGGCTGTGACTGCTGCTAGCCAAGTCTTGAGAGATCAAAATATCCAAAGCACAGATGTGGATGGTAACGGGAATTCTTCTCTATTGGCAAATAGAACATTAGGAGTTGCAGATCAGATTCACCAATTCAGGAACTTCTTACGGAATGATTTGAGCCATCCTATGACTCAAGCTTCAGTCGTTGGGTCATCCTGCACAACGACTACATTGATAAACTCCACATCTGCTCCCATGCTAAACTCAACAACCTATTGTTCACAACCTCATCTAACGAGCAACTCTATGGAGTCACTGGGGGAACCTAAACTTAAATCCGAACATCGAATGCAGCCGTCATGTCCTTTTCCAAAGCATGAAAACAAATTTTCAGTTGATCAGACAGATGTGGCAGTACCTAGTTCTACCATTGGAACTGATTCAGAATTTAAGAGACATAATCTGGCTGAAGGGCAAAAGAGTAGTATGCCGATTACAGGTGACATGCCTAAAGATACTTCCCCTCTTGAAGATAACTCAGCCAAAGAATGTGTCACCGATATACAATTAGAAGCTCCCTTGTCAAAGGTTTCATCTTCCAACGTGAAGTTGGAACCTTCTAAGtctaaaaaggaagaaaaaagcaTAGGCAGTAAGGCGCCATCTTCTTCTCGTAAAAAAAGTTATGATCCTGATACATTTTTCAAAGTTAATGGAAAGCATTACCAAAGGCTTGGAAAGATAGGTAGTGGTGGAAGTAGTGAGGTCCACAAAGTCATTGCATCAGATTGCTCAATTTATGCGTTGAAGAAAATCAAGCTTAAAGGTCGTGACTATGCTACTTCATATGGGTTTTGTCAGGAAATTGAGTATTTAAAGAGACTGAAGGGGAAGAACAACATTATTCAACTAATTGACTATGAG GTCACAGATAAGAGGTTACTAGATGAAGTCATGAATGGTTCGATGAGTAATAATGAAAGCAGAGTCAAAGAAGACGGATACATATACATGGTTCTCGAATATGGTGAAATTGATTTGGCTCATATGCTGTCTCAGAAATGGAAGGAACTAGATGACTCAGATTCAATTATAGATGAAAACTGGCTCCGATTTTACTGGCAg CAAATACTTCTTGCTGTTAACACCATACATGAAGAACGGATAGTCCACTCGGACCTAAAGCCAGCTAATTTCCTTCTTGTCAGAGGCTCACTAAAGCTGATTGATTTTGGTATAGCGAAGGCTATAATGAGTGACACAACCAACATTCAACGTGATTCGCAG GTGGGTACTTTAAGCTACATGTCCCCTGAAGCCTTTATGTGTAATGAGACAGATGCAAATGGCAATACCATAAAGTGTGGTCGGCCCTCAGATATCTGGTCGTTAGGATGTATCCTTTACCAAATGGTTTATGGGAGAACACCCTTTGCAGAATACAAAACTTTCTGGGCGAAATTCAAAGTTATAACAGATCCAAACCATGAAATCACATATGAACCTTTGTCCAACCCTTGGCTACTTGATCTTATGAAGAAGTGTCTAGCATGGGATCGAAATGAAAGATGGAGGATTCCTCAACTACTTCAACATCCTTTCCTCGTTCCCCCTGTTCCGCCACAGTTACCTGCTCCTCCGGAGCAAAGTTTTACACTGCTTCAGTTAATTGCTAAATCATGTGAAAATGATGGAAAGGCATCGATGCTATGTATGCAACTCCAAAATTTACTAGTGCACCCCAGTCAAATATCTTATGAGGCATTACCTGTATGCCAATACCAGAAATTGCTTTGTGATGTGTCGGCACTCTGTCTTCAACTCCAAAAACAGTTGGGAAACACAGAAAGAGGCACAAATATGTAA